The Amblyomma americanum isolate KBUSLIRL-KWMA chromosome 5, ASM5285725v1, whole genome shotgun sequence genome window below encodes:
- the LOC144134164 gene encoding uncharacterized protein LOC144134164 — translation MNFNRENMMEQFLETVRVFPFLYDKTHPQYKDKDAKMNRSASSRKIVSASEGSRKSGAGGEAGKVHTKWTLFDIVDGMLRSTPHYAERSSSNVPPEEDISILTSPLSSNSPSSPRLVASCISSPAAALFQEMYSDSPNDFTDEDDLRLPSTSEGAASAAGSSGLSTSQAGAAAPDPGSAKRRASDVPSSRTKRRQSDSFDDAVKDVLRSCSAMLLELKKKNEMPAPKDDSQEAAHWIAAKLRMLPHKKRCEVTFQIHKLLYEAEMEQYE, via the exons ATGAATTTCAACCGGGAGAACATGATGGAACAATTTCTGGAGACTGTTCGCGTGTTCCCCTTTTTGTACGACAAAACTCACCCGCAGTACAAAGATAAGGACGCCAAAATGAACCG GAGCGCAAGCAGCCGCAAAATTGTGTCGGCGTCGGAGGGGAGCCGGAAAAGTGGCGCCGGAGGAGAGGCCGGAAAGGTCCACACGAAGTGGACACTTTTTGACATCGTGGATGGCATGCTGAGGAGCACACCACATTATgccgaaag GTCTTCATCAAATGTGCCCCCAGAAGAGGACAT CTCCATTCTGACATCTCCACTGTCATCCAACAGCCCTTCCAGTCCTAGACTGGTGGCCAG CTGTATATCAAGCCCGGCTGCTGCGCTTTTTCAAGAAAT GTACTCTGACAGCCCCAATGACTTTACCGATGAGGACGATTTGAG gCTCCCCAGCACATCAGAAGGTGCGGCATCTGCTGCTGGCTCTTCAGG GTTGTCAACTTCACAAGCAGGAGCCGCTGCCCCAGATCCAGG GTCTGCCAAAAGGCGAGCATCCGATGTACCTTCCTCTCG GACCAAAAGAAGGCAGTCTGACAGCTTCGACGATGCGGTGAAAGATGTCTTGAGGAGCTGCTCAGCTATGCTGTtagaactaaaaaagaaaaatgaaatgcctGCACCGAAAGATGACAGTCAAGAGGCAGCACACTGGATAGCTGCTAAACTGAGGATGCTaccacacaaaaaaagatgtgaGGTAACATTCCAAATCCACAAGCTGCTGTATGAAGCTGAAATGgagcagtatgaataa